In a single window of the Gemmatimonadota bacterium genome:
- a CDS encoding isoamylase early set domain-containing protein, translating to MDDELAPDDPLHSLVTKLHQEVAVRAGLPQRIVRRERRQHRIRVAGSVLVMAVAVLALEPRLDGKQQVTFALQRPSSHHVALVGDFTDWRTDKLALTPTRDGVWEVTLRLRPGRYRFAYVTDGGEWVSDASAAPVVDDFGRPTSVLTVVKQ from the coding sequence ATGGACGACGAACTCGCTCCCGACGACCCGCTGCACTCGCTGGTGACGAAGCTGCACCAGGAGGTTGCGGTCCGCGCGGGGTTGCCCCAGCGAATCGTGCGCCGCGAACGACGCCAGCACCGCATCCGGGTGGCCGGCTCGGTGCTTGTCATGGCTGTGGCGGTGCTCGCCCTTGAGCCCCGCCTCGACGGCAAGCAACAGGTGACCTTCGCGCTGCAGCGGCCCAGCTCGCACCACGTGGCGCTGGTGGGCGATTTCACCGACTGGCGGACCGACAAGCTGGCGCTGACCCCCACGCGGGACGGCGTCTGGGAGGTTACGCTTCGGTTGCGGCCTGGTCGGTACCGGTTTGCCTATGTCACGGATGGTGGCGAGTGGGTCTCCGACGCCAGCGCCGCTCCGGTGGTTGATGATTTCGGCCGACCCACCTCGGTGCTCACCGTGGTCAAGCAGTAG
- a CDS encoding LytTR family DNA-binding domain-containing protein, giving the protein MTTNLRVVVADDEPLILADLVRLLAAEPGVTVVGQARHGLEALDLVQALSPDALFLDIQMPELDGLGVVAELDPQLTPAVVFVTAFDQYAVEAFDAAAVDYLLKPFDPPRLRRAIERVRARMPGDRGDDVQRAIAALVARNGDRSTSWLDRIAARGVRRTILLDVGDIQWIEAADNYVRLHTVAGTHLSRRTMRDLEQSLDPARIARIHRSTMVAIGAVRELRPLGDGDQEVVLKSGKRLVLTRSYREAFEARFGGIA; this is encoded by the coding sequence ATGACCACGAATCTGCGCGTCGTGGTCGCCGATGACGAGCCGCTGATTCTGGCGGACCTGGTCCGCCTGCTCGCCGCCGAGCCTGGGGTGACCGTGGTGGGTCAGGCGCGGCACGGCCTCGAAGCCCTTGACCTGGTGCAGGCGCTCTCGCCCGATGCACTCTTTCTCGATATCCAGATGCCGGAGCTCGACGGCCTTGGCGTCGTGGCCGAACTTGACCCGCAGCTGACACCGGCCGTCGTCTTCGTGACCGCCTTCGATCAGTATGCCGTCGAGGCCTTCGATGCAGCTGCGGTCGATTACCTCCTCAAGCCGTTCGACCCGCCGCGACTTCGTCGCGCGATCGAGCGAGTGCGTGCCCGGATGCCCGGCGACCGTGGTGACGACGTGCAGCGTGCGATCGCCGCGCTGGTGGCACGCAATGGCGACCGGTCGACGTCGTGGCTCGACCGCATCGCCGCGCGCGGCGTCCGCCGGACCATTCTGCTCGACGTCGGTGACATCCAGTGGATCGAAGCGGCGGACAACTACGTCCGGCTGCACACGGTGGCGGGGACCCACCTCTCGCGACGCACGATGCGGGATCTGGAGCAGTCCCTTGATCCGGCACGCATCGCGCGCATCCATCGATCCACGATGGTGGCGATCGGTGCGGTGCGGGAGTTGCGCCCGCTCGGGGATGGCGATCAGGAGGTGGTGCTGAAGTCCGGCAAGCGCCTGGTGCTCACCCGGTCGTATCGCGAGGCGTTCGAGGCGCGATTCGGCGGGATTGCCTGA
- a CDS encoding ABC transporter permease, with translation MQRALALVERELRRFRRSPALIVMALVTPLIQLIVLGYAFGGQVKHLTVGVVDQDGGMPAVRLRELAGAVDANARTFTTKHYADMGQALDALRNGHLNGVLAIPPDFSRRKFSERNPRVALIEDNTDNFVAATLAASINGVVAASNAEPESSRRMRSETVLDQVELYPYVPYIQYLLSGSIVLSIYMMVMIGGGIIFVDDKARGLHEGYLVTPITRLELILGFNISGAIKAVLAGVVLMAVGLVIAGVPNPFEPLRLMRVFVVIVFTAIALVSLMFLLVVRVNDPLLPRATFGVLNTLLYFPSGAVYPQQAFPWWMRAFAKIDPFTYAVHALKSLLLKNTGFGAISGDLMYLALFTVVAMTAATLLFRRTL, from the coding sequence ATGCAGCGCGCCCTCGCCCTCGTCGAACGCGAACTGCGCCGCTTCCGGCGGAGCCCGGCCCTGATCGTGATGGCACTGGTGACGCCGCTGATCCAGCTCATCGTGCTGGGCTATGCGTTCGGTGGTCAGGTGAAGCACCTGACCGTCGGGGTAGTCGACCAGGATGGTGGCATGCCGGCGGTTCGACTCCGCGAGCTCGCGGGCGCCGTCGACGCCAATGCGCGCACCTTCACGACGAAGCACTACGCCGACATGGGCCAGGCGCTTGATGCGCTGCGCAACGGCCATCTCAACGGCGTGCTGGCGATCCCGCCCGACTTCTCGCGGCGCAAGTTCAGCGAGCGCAATCCGCGCGTCGCCCTGATCGAGGACAACACCGACAACTTCGTGGCCGCGACGCTCGCGGCGAGCATCAACGGCGTGGTGGCCGCGTCGAATGCGGAGCCCGAGAGTTCACGACGGATGCGCTCGGAGACCGTACTCGACCAGGTCGAGCTCTATCCGTATGTCCCTTACATCCAGTACCTGCTCTCGGGTTCGATCGTCCTGTCGATCTACATGATGGTGATGATCGGCGGCGGCATCATCTTCGTCGACGACAAGGCGCGCGGTCTGCACGAGGGGTATCTCGTGACCCCGATCACCCGGCTCGAGCTGATCCTCGGCTTCAATATTTCTGGTGCGATCAAGGCGGTGCTCGCCGGGGTCGTGCTCATGGCGGTGGGGCTGGTGATTGCCGGCGTGCCCAATCCGTTCGAACCGCTCCGGCTGATGCGCGTCTTCGTGGTGATCGTGTTCACGGCGATCGCGCTGGTCTCGCTGATGTTTCTCCTGGTGGTGCGCGTCAACGATCCGCTGCTTCCACGCGCCACCTTCGGCGTGCTCAACACCCTGCTCTATTTTCCCAGCGGCGCCGTCTATCCGCAGCAGGCCTTCCCCTGGTGGATGCGCGCCTTTGCGAAGATCGATCCCTTCACCTACGCGGTACACGCCCTCAAATCGCTGCTGCTCAAGAACACCGGCTTCGGTGCGATCAGCGGGGATCTGATGTATCTCGCGCTCTTCACCGTGGTGGCGATGACGGCGGCGACGCTCCTCTTCCGCAGGACGCTGTAA
- a CDS encoding RNA polymerase sigma factor, translated as MTSTDATLLERVGAGDDQALAELLARFAPPLMRYATHYLGSADDADEVLQEVFLRANRAIRKGVRPDRISGWLFRITVNRCRSHSRRWWRNVGGAEADQHLGRAAHPPEVETWLWREEIDRALASLTPPLREAFLLKHVEGWSYEEMMDATGVSLSALKMRVARACEQLRDQLKEIR; from the coding sequence GTGACGTCAACGGATGCAACGCTCCTGGAACGGGTGGGCGCCGGTGACGATCAGGCGCTCGCCGAATTGCTGGCGCGATTTGCTCCACCGTTGATGCGGTACGCGACCCATTATCTCGGGTCCGCCGACGATGCCGACGAGGTGCTGCAGGAGGTTTTCCTCCGGGCGAACCGAGCCATTCGCAAGGGCGTGCGCCCCGACCGGATCAGCGGCTGGCTCTTCCGGATCACCGTCAATCGCTGTCGCTCGCACAGTCGGCGCTGGTGGCGCAACGTCGGGGGAGCGGAGGCCGATCAGCACCTTGGTCGTGCGGCGCACCCGCCTGAAGTCGAGACCTGGCTCTGGCGCGAAGAAATTGATCGCGCGCTCGCGAGCCTGACACCGCCGCTCCGCGAGGCCTTCCTGCTCAAGCATGTGGAAGGGTGGAGCTACGAAGAGATGATGGACGCCACAGGGGTCTCGCTGTCGGCCCTGAAGATGCGCGTCGCCCGTGCCTGTGAACAGTTGCGAGATCAATTGAAGGAGATCCGTTGA
- a CDS encoding DUF4397 domain-containing protein has translation MIAHLARRVGVALAFALAGCTDATGANGPGMAELSLFNALADGDIPLVKLDGVRLTLPASGGKLSLSVSAGPHHLELRNGAGAVLATTDFAAPSGTSESLMIVRPGAMVLRMLVLRDTASLPAPTAIKVRTIHAADDSGALRGWLRINGTPRDGSALVSDQFDEGFGTDGRFAGYAMDAPGFHLATATSRATDEVLAEGGKHLAGGHIWFAVLVRSVDGALEFRLFRDK, from the coding sequence ATGATTGCTCACCTGGCCCGCCGTGTCGGAGTCGCCCTCGCCTTCGCCCTCGCGGGGTGCACCGATGCTACCGGCGCGAATGGGCCGGGGATGGCCGAGCTCTCCCTCTTCAACGCCCTGGCAGATGGCGACATCCCGCTGGTCAAGCTGGATGGGGTGCGTCTCACTCTGCCGGCGAGCGGCGGGAAGCTCAGCCTGAGCGTCTCTGCAGGGCCGCATCATCTCGAATTGCGCAACGGCGCGGGAGCGGTGCTCGCTACCACCGACTTTGCAGCGCCTTCCGGCACGAGCGAATCGCTGATGATCGTTCGCCCGGGCGCGATGGTGCTGCGCATGCTCGTGCTCCGTGACACCGCATCACTGCCAGCCCCCACCGCCATCAAGGTGCGCACGATACACGCGGCGGACGACAGCGGTGCGCTACGCGGCTGGCTCCGGATCAACGGTACACCCCGCGATGGGTCGGCCCTGGTCAGCGACCAGTTCGACGAAGGCTTCGGCACCGATGGACGCTTCGCCGGCTACGCCATGGATGCTCCCGGTTTTCATCTCGCCACGGCTACCTCGCGCGCGACCGACGAGGTCCTCGCGGAAGGCGGGAAGCATCTCGCAGGCGGACATATCTGGTTTGCCGTGCTGGTTCGTTCGGTCGATGGCGCGCTCGAGTTCCGGCTCTTCCGCGACAAATAG
- a CDS encoding DUF4397 domain-containing protein, which yields MKRPLFSLLVAATLLAGCAESVLAPVGGEAQFALLNALGADESTTLSLDGATLSLPASGARSSRAIPAGTHRIEARGAAGNLVAALDFTVADGARRSTVIARSGPGAIALLMTTDTASLPPVGAAKVRVIHAVDGVEPMKAWLRLVGAPMDSSAGFVTPFIRGAGTNPEFPGYAVRGPGSYLVSGTSLATGEMLVEGTVQLSAGQVWSAVLARTAAGALEFKMVREN from the coding sequence ATGAAACGCCCACTCTTTTCGCTCCTGGTTGCCGCGACCCTGCTCGCCGGCTGTGCCGAATCCGTCCTCGCCCCGGTGGGCGGCGAGGCCCAGTTCGCGCTGCTCAACGCTCTCGGCGCCGACGAGAGCACGACGCTCTCCCTCGATGGTGCGACCCTGTCGCTGCCCGCGAGCGGCGCCAGAAGCAGCCGGGCGATACCGGCCGGGACTCACCGAATCGAGGCGCGCGGTGCCGCTGGCAACCTGGTGGCCGCTCTCGACTTCACGGTCGCCGACGGCGCGCGCCGGTCCACCGTGATCGCCCGCTCCGGACCCGGTGCCATCGCCCTGCTGATGACGACCGATACTGCGTCGCTGCCACCGGTCGGTGCGGCGAAGGTCCGGGTCATTCACGCGGTCGATGGCGTTGAACCGATGAAGGCCTGGCTCCGGCTGGTCGGAGCCCCAATGGACAGTTCCGCCGGTTTTGTGACGCCGTTCATCCGAGGTGCCGGCACCAATCCTGAGTTCCCGGGCTACGCCGTCAGGGGGCCGGGCAGCTATCTCGTCTCCGGGACCTCGCTCGCCACGGGAGAAATGCTGGTTGAAGGCACCGTGCAGTTGTCGGCGGGCCAGGTCTGGAGTGCGGTGCTCGCGCGCACGGCCGCAGGCGCGCTCGAATTCAAGATGGTCCGGGAGAACTGA
- a CDS encoding carbon starvation CstA family protein yields the protein MRRMFPLLGAVAAAAGWGAIALHRGETINAAWLVLAAVGSYLVAYRWYSRFLAERVLALDDRVATPAHRHANGRDFVPTTRWVLFGHHFAAIAGAGPLVGPVLAAQFGYLPGTLWIVIGVVLGGAVQDFVILTGSVRRDGKSLGQMAKEEIGPVTGLIAMGAILAIMVILLAVLALIVVRALADSPWGVFTMLCTIPIALLMGIWMKVWRPGRTIEATTIGVVLLLAALVAGRYVAASPTLGPFFTLDGVTIAWGVIGYGFIASVIPVWLLLCPRDYLSTFLKIGTILALALGIILTLPTIHLPAVTSFVDGTGPVFAGSLFPFCFITIACGAISGFHALVASGTTPKMLDRESDARLIGYGAMLMESAVALMALIAAAVLDPAVYFAMNAPLASLGGDATHAIEVIRGWGFTLAPGQMEALATSVGEKTLLARTGGAPSLAVGMAQIFSGVFGQSLSALWYHFAIMFEALFILTTVDTGTRVGRFMFQELAGYVWAPMRRTSWYPATVLASAVVVAAWGWFLLQGVTDPLGGINSLWPLFGISNQLLAAVALSVGTTLIIRSGKQRYAWVTLLPLGWLLIITTSASWQKIFSTDPRLGFLSHKTRLAADIASAALDPAKGARMMFNDNVNAALCALFLVVTWAVVFASMRAWLAGEGRKGKGEGNAQAGAMIEIAQ from the coding sequence ATGCGACGCATGTTTCCATTGCTTGGCGCGGTAGCCGCCGCCGCGGGATGGGGGGCGATTGCCCTCCACCGTGGCGAAACGATCAACGCTGCCTGGCTCGTGCTGGCAGCCGTGGGCAGCTACCTCGTCGCCTATCGCTGGTATTCACGGTTCCTCGCCGAGCGCGTCCTCGCGCTTGACGATCGCGTCGCCACGCCGGCGCACCGCCACGCCAATGGTCGCGACTTCGTCCCGACGACTCGCTGGGTCCTCTTCGGTCACCATTTCGCGGCGATCGCCGGCGCCGGCCCACTGGTTGGGCCGGTACTCGCGGCGCAGTTCGGCTACCTCCCGGGCACCCTCTGGATCGTGATCGGCGTGGTGCTCGGCGGCGCGGTGCAGGACTTCGTGATTCTCACCGGCAGCGTCCGCCGCGATGGCAAGTCGCTGGGGCAGATGGCGAAGGAAGAGATCGGCCCTGTCACCGGGCTCATCGCGATGGGCGCGATCCTCGCGATCATGGTCATCCTGCTCGCGGTACTGGCGCTGATCGTGGTGCGGGCCCTCGCCGATTCACCGTGGGGCGTCTTCACCATGCTCTGCACCATCCCGATTGCCCTGCTGATGGGGATCTGGATGAAGGTGTGGCGACCGGGGCGGACCATCGAGGCGACCACGATCGGCGTCGTGTTGCTGCTCGCGGCCCTGGTGGCGGGGCGCTACGTCGCGGCCTCCCCCACACTTGGGCCCTTCTTCACGCTCGACGGCGTCACCATCGCGTGGGGGGTGATCGGGTACGGCTTCATCGCCTCGGTGATTCCGGTCTGGCTGCTGCTCTGCCCGCGCGACTACCTCTCGACCTTTCTCAAGATCGGCACCATCCTCGCGCTGGCCCTCGGCATCATCCTCACGCTGCCGACGATCCACTTGCCGGCGGTCACCAGCTTTGTCGACGGCACGGGGCCGGTGTTCGCCGGGTCACTCTTTCCGTTCTGCTTCATCACCATCGCCTGCGGCGCGATCTCGGGATTTCACGCGCTGGTCGCGAGCGGTACCACACCCAAGATGCTCGACCGCGAGAGTGACGCGCGGCTCATCGGCTACGGCGCGATGCTGATGGAGTCGGCCGTGGCGCTGATGGCGCTGATCGCCGCCGCGGTGCTCGACCCCGCCGTCTATTTCGCGATGAACGCTCCGCTCGCCTCGCTCGGCGGCGATGCCACGCACGCGATCGAGGTGATTCGCGGCTGGGGCTTCACACTCGCTCCAGGGCAGATGGAAGCACTGGCCACCTCGGTGGGTGAGAAGACGCTGCTCGCGCGCACCGGGGGCGCACCATCGCTGGCCGTGGGAATGGCGCAGATCTTCTCGGGCGTCTTCGGGCAGTCGCTCAGCGCGCTCTGGTATCATTTCGCCATCATGTTCGAGGCGCTCTTCATCCTGACGACGGTGGATACCGGCACGCGCGTCGGTCGCTTCATGTTCCAGGAACTCGCGGGCTATGTGTGGGCGCCGATGCGCCGCACCTCGTGGTATCCGGCCACCGTGCTGGCCTCGGCCGTGGTGGTGGCGGCATGGGGGTGGTTCCTGCTGCAAGGAGTCACTGATCCACTCGGCGGGATCAACTCGCTCTGGCCGCTCTTCGGCATCAGCAATCAGTTGCTCGCGGCGGTGGCACTCTCGGTCGGCACCACGCTGATCATTCGCTCCGGCAAGCAGCGCTATGCCTGGGTCACCCTGCTGCCCCTCGGCTGGCTGCTCATCATCACGACCTCGGCGTCGTGGCAGAAGATCTTCAGCACCGACCCGCGCCTCGGCTTCCTGAGCCACAAGACCAGGCTGGCCGCCGACATTGCATCGGCGGCGCTCGATCCCGCGAAGGGCGCGCGGATGATGTTCAACGACAACGTCAATGCGGCGCTCTGCGCGCTCTTTCTGGTGGTGACGTGGGCAGTGGTCTTTGCTTC
- a CDS encoding efflux RND transporter periplasmic adaptor subunit, which translates to MKPRQRLLLYAGAGLLLVIVVVSWWRSRDQPLVLSGIVTTGDVVVSPQVGGQVGKLLVTEGDAVTKGQLLAVITPAELAADQAYYAHSAEGTKGDVRQSAAALRFEERQASERVKEAQANLAAAIARQSEALATRDESKRNYDRVVVLAKDGVTTGQEVDAAKTSFAVAQARYDAAQKQVEAQRATLALAQSNTDQVAMQREALGAAKQRQAGAAAQATKANVRLAYTELHAPVAGIVDVRAVRQGEFVNAGQPVVTIINPDDLWVRADIEETYVERVRIGDTLTVRLPSGQERKGVVFYRGADAAFATARDVSRTKRDVRTFEIRLRVDNTDRRLAVGMTAQVLFAPGGTK; encoded by the coding sequence GTGAAGCCACGCCAACGGCTCTTGCTATACGCCGGTGCCGGTCTCCTGCTTGTGATTGTGGTGGTCTCCTGGTGGCGCTCTCGCGACCAGCCGCTGGTACTGAGCGGCATCGTCACCACCGGCGATGTGGTCGTCTCGCCGCAAGTTGGCGGACAGGTGGGAAAGCTGCTCGTGACCGAGGGCGATGCCGTCACCAAGGGGCAGCTTCTCGCGGTGATCACCCCCGCTGAACTTGCCGCCGATCAGGCCTACTACGCCCATAGCGCCGAAGGGACCAAGGGCGACGTCCGGCAAAGCGCGGCAGCATTGCGATTCGAGGAACGGCAGGCCTCCGAACGAGTCAAGGAAGCGCAGGCAAACCTCGCGGCTGCGATCGCGCGGCAGAGCGAGGCGCTCGCCACCCGCGACGAATCGAAGCGGAACTACGACCGGGTCGTGGTGCTCGCGAAGGACGGCGTCACCACTGGCCAGGAGGTCGATGCCGCGAAGACCTCCTTCGCCGTGGCGCAGGCGCGCTACGACGCCGCCCAGAAGCAGGTCGAAGCCCAGCGCGCCACGCTCGCCCTGGCGCAGAGCAATACCGACCAGGTCGCGATGCAGCGTGAGGCTCTCGGCGCCGCGAAGCAGCGTCAGGCCGGCGCCGCCGCGCAGGCTACCAAGGCGAACGTGCGGCTGGCCTACACCGAGCTTCACGCTCCGGTGGCCGGGATCGTCGACGTCCGCGCCGTACGTCAGGGCGAGTTCGTCAATGCGGGCCAGCCGGTCGTCACCATCATCAATCCGGACGATCTCTGGGTTCGCGCCGATATCGAGGAGACCTACGTCGAGCGCGTCCGGATCGGCGATACCCTCACCGTGCGACTCCCGTCGGGGCAGGAGCGGAAGGGTGTGGTCTTCTATCGCGGTGCCGATGCTGCGTTCGCGACGGCGCGAGACGTGAGCCGGACCAAGCGCGACGTGCGCACGTTCGAGATCCGCCTGCGGGTGGACAACACCGACCGCCGCCTCGCTGTCGGGATGACGGCGCAGGTGCTCTTCGCGCCCGGCGGCACGAAGTGA
- a CDS encoding histidine kinase has protein sequence MMPSRVARSPRMSSRRLASVLLVTSFGTLALVSSMQGYLARKSEGQGTGILAALAMGLASWAVWLLVAPGIVVWGRIFDFRRGRRLVSAALHLLGMGASFVLTGIPSIWLGYMLFAPDKYPGVLLALSGLATSSRLTLTIFIYATIIGLDRAVHVWQALQERELQATRLEAQATRARLEALGARLQPHFLFNTLHSVSALVDSDPARARTMLAQLGDLLRDVLHDSSNGEITLAAEIALLRRYLDIEQTRFADRVQIDVAIAPDTTALLVPRFLLQPLTENALRHGLAPRAAGGTLRIEARREGTRLRLRVWNNGLALSPSATDGVGLSTTRQRLSTRYGTEASLRLNAADGGVEAVIDLPATSAT, from the coding sequence ATGATGCCCTCTCGTGTCGCCCGGTCGCCGAGGATGTCCAGTCGGCGTCTCGCCAGCGTCCTGCTGGTTACCTCGTTCGGTACCCTCGCCCTGGTCTCATCGATGCAGGGGTACCTCGCGCGGAAATCGGAGGGGCAGGGCACCGGCATCCTGGCCGCGCTGGCGATGGGATTGGCAAGCTGGGCTGTCTGGTTGCTGGTGGCCCCCGGGATTGTGGTGTGGGGCCGGATCTTCGATTTCCGCCGCGGTCGCCGCCTCGTTTCGGCCGCGCTGCACCTGCTGGGGATGGGAGCGTCGTTTGTCCTGACCGGCATTCCGTCGATCTGGCTTGGCTACATGCTCTTCGCACCGGACAAGTATCCGGGTGTGCTGCTGGCGCTGAGCGGCCTTGCGACGAGCAGTCGGCTCACGCTGACGATCTTCATCTACGCCACCATCATCGGTCTCGACCGCGCGGTGCACGTCTGGCAGGCGCTGCAGGAACGCGAACTTCAGGCGACTCGTCTCGAAGCGCAGGCGACCCGCGCCCGCCTCGAGGCCCTCGGCGCGCGGCTGCAGCCGCACTTCCTGTTCAACACGCTCCACTCGGTGAGCGCACTGGTGGACAGTGACCCGGCCCGTGCCCGTACCATGCTGGCGCAGCTCGGTGACCTGCTGCGGGATGTGCTGCATGATTCGTCCAATGGTGAAATCACTCTGGCCGCCGAGATCGCCCTGCTGCGCCGGTATCTCGATATCGAGCAGACGCGATTCGCCGATCGTGTCCAGATCGACGTCGCCATAGCCCCTGACACGACCGCTCTGCTGGTCCCGCGATTCCTGCTCCAGCCGCTCACCGAGAACGCACTTCGTCACGGGCTCGCGCCGCGCGCGGCCGGAGGCACACTGCGAATCGAGGCGAGACGAGAAGGGACGCGGCTGCGTCTGCGGGTCTGGAACAACGGACTGGCGCTTTCGCCCTCAGCGACCGATGGCGTGGGATTGTCGACGACGCGCCAGCGCCTCAGCACGCGCTACGGCACGGAAGCCAGCCTGCGACTCAACGCTGCCGATGGGGGCGTCGAGGCCGTCATCGACCTGCCCGCGACGAGCGCCACATGA
- a CDS encoding ATP-binding cassette domain-containing protein — MSAVVVQHISKRFGSFTAVDDLSFTVEDGEIFGLLGPNGAGKSTLIRMLTTLVEPTSGTALVAGHDILTDADGVRRSIGVIPQAMTSDLELSPIENLLFFAKLYGVPSELRRKRAGELLEEVELSAWADKPVRQLSGGMRRRVEIARGLMHEPKIFFLDEPTTGLDPVSRAAVWAMLKRLKSERDLTVLLTTHYMDEADKLCDRIAIVDHGVLRALDAPMTLKAAIGGATTLEVAFTSPPEGWAARLAALPGIEAVTGEGPTYRLTSHGGPATTAALIALAAEADVPLESLAVQTTSLDDVFMHFSGRQLRDALQAPSPADRSIMLRPR, encoded by the coding sequence GTGAGTGCGGTAGTTGTCCAGCACATCTCCAAGCGATTCGGCTCGTTCACCGCGGTCGACGACCTCTCGTTCACGGTCGAGGATGGCGAGATCTTCGGGCTGCTCGGCCCCAACGGGGCAGGGAAGTCGACGCTGATCCGGATGCTCACGACGCTGGTGGAGCCCACCAGTGGCACCGCCCTTGTCGCCGGACATGACATCCTCACCGACGCGGACGGCGTGCGTCGTTCGATTGGCGTGATCCCCCAGGCGATGACCAGCGACCTCGAACTCTCGCCGATAGAGAACCTGCTCTTCTTCGCGAAGCTCTACGGTGTGCCGAGTGAACTGCGTCGCAAGCGCGCCGGCGAACTGCTCGAGGAAGTTGAACTGAGTGCCTGGGCCGACAAGCCGGTGCGGCAACTCTCCGGCGGAATGCGTCGCCGGGTCGAGATCGCCCGCGGCCTGATGCACGAACCGAAGATCTTCTTTCTCGATGAACCAACCACCGGACTCGACCCGGTCTCGCGCGCGGCAGTCTGGGCGATGCTGAAGCGTCTCAAGAGCGAGCGCGACCTGACTGTGCTGCTCACGACTCACTACATGGACGAAGCCGACAAGCTCTGCGACCGGATCGCCATCGTCGATCACGGCGTGCTGCGCGCGCTCGATGCGCCGATGACACTCAAGGCCGCCATCGGCGGCGCCACCACGCTCGAAGTCGCCTTCACCTCCCCGCCCGAAGGGTGGGCCGCGCGGCTCGCGGCGCTGCCCGGCATCGAAGCCGTCACCGGCGAGGGGCCGACCTATCGCCTGACGTCGCATGGCGGACCGGCGACCACCGCTGCGCTGATCGCGCTCGCCGCCGAGGCCGATGTGCCGCTCGAGTCGCTGGCGGTCCAGACGACTTCGCTGGATGACGTGTTCATGCACTTCTCCGGCCGGCAGCTGCGTGATGCGCTGCAGGCCCCGTCGCCAGCCGATCGCAGCATCATGCTGCGGCCGCGGTAG